The following are encoded together in the Acidobacteriota bacterium genome:
- a CDS encoding PQQ-binding-like beta-propeller repeat protein gives MTKQLIGTALLCMFLAGVAYAEDEAPVMYANTPDRNMVSDEENLPAKWDAKTGMNIKWTADLGSQTYAGPVVYDGRVFVGTNNQRVYNPAIKGDRGNVMAFDAETGEFIWQSAHAKLPSGRVNDWPLQGVCSTPAVEGDRIYYLSNRGEIIAADTDGFRDGANDGPFVDEEHTSKLDEDVIWRFDLIEELDMFPHNLAAGSPLLVGDWLFFITGQGVDEGHINVPSPEGPSFVAFDKNSGELLWENALPGTNVLHGTWSNPSYGKIQGREQVIFPGGDGWLYSFNPKDGELLWKFDLNPKDSKWELGGRGTRNNVISTAVIHDDKVFIGVGQDPEHGEGPGNLWAIDATGSGDVTSTAVVWRRHGDDFHRTMSTAAIQDGLMYIADLSGFVYCLDVKTGKEIWTYDAFAAIWGSTFLADGKVYIGDEDGDIAVLKAGRKMELLHETNMGTAVYTTPVAKDGVIYVASRTKLFAIEGGIPAKTPPAAPAALAVDAPPAKKSEAK, from the coding sequence ATGACGAAGCAACTGATTGGAACCGCACTGCTCTGTATGTTTCTTGCGGGAGTGGCGTACGCCGAGGACGAAGCCCCGGTGATGTACGCCAACACTCCGGACCGCAACATGGTCTCCGATGAGGAGAACCTGCCGGCGAAGTGGGACGCGAAGACGGGCATGAACATCAAGTGGACTGCGGATCTCGGATCCCAGACCTACGCAGGGCCGGTGGTCTATGACGGTCGCGTCTTCGTGGGCACCAACAATCAACGGGTCTACAACCCCGCGATCAAGGGCGACCGCGGCAACGTCATGGCGTTCGACGCGGAGACCGGCGAGTTCATCTGGCAGTCGGCCCACGCCAAGCTGCCGTCCGGTCGGGTCAACGACTGGCCGCTGCAGGGCGTCTGCTCGACGCCGGCGGTCGAGGGCGATCGTATCTATTACCTGTCCAACCGTGGTGAGATCATCGCCGCGGACACGGACGGCTTCCGCGACGGGGCCAACGACGGGCCGTTCGTCGACGAAGAGCACACGAGCAAACTGGACGAAGATGTCATCTGGCGCTTCGACCTGATCGAGGAGCTGGACATGTTTCCCCACAACCTGGCGGCGGGTAGCCCGTTGCTCGTGGGAGACTGGCTGTTCTTTATCACCGGGCAAGGTGTCGACGAGGGGCACATCAATGTGCCGTCGCCGGAAGGCCCCAGCTTCGTTGCCTTCGACAAGAACAGCGGCGAACTGCTCTGGGAGAATGCGCTGCCGGGCACCAACGTCCTTCACGGAACGTGGTCCAACCCGTCCTACGGAAAGATCCAGGGACGCGAGCAGGTCATCTTCCCCGGTGGCGACGGCTGGCTCTATTCGTTCAACCCCAAGGATGGCGAGCTGCTCTGGAAGTTCGACCTGAATCCCAAGGACTCGAAATGGGAACTGGGTGGACGGGGTACGCGGAACAACGTGATCTCGACCGCCGTTATCCATGACGACAAGGTCTTCATCGGCGTCGGACAGGATCCCGAGCACGGTGAGGGGCCGGGTAACCTGTGGGCCATCGATGCGACCGGGTCCGGCGACGTGACATCGACCGCCGTCGTCTGGCGTCGGCACGGCGACGACTTCCACCGCACGATGTCCACTGCGGCGATTCAAGACGGCCTGATGTACATCGCCGACCTCAGCGGGTTCGTCTACTGCCTCGACGTCAAGACCGGGAAAGAGATCTGGACGTACGACGCGTTCGCAGCAATCTGGGGCTCGACGTTCCTGGCGGACGGCAAGGTCTACATCGGCGACGAGGACGGCGATATCGCGGTTCTGAAGGCCGGTCGCAAGATGGAGCTTTTGCACGAGACCAACATGGGGACTGCGGTCTACACGACTCCGGTGGCGAAGGACGGTGTGATCTACGTCGCCAGTCGGACGAAACTGTTCGCGATCGAGGGGGGGATCCCCGCCAAGACCCCGCCGGCAGCCCCGGCGGCCCTCGCCGTCGATGCGCCGCCGGCAAAGAAGTCGGAAGCGAAATGA
- a CDS encoding aldehyde dehydrogenase family protein, giving the protein MLHVPVLRAGQPYRSLDTIDLKDSRSGEAVARVSQANRGLIHHDLLQAADWRRALQEIPSAELVAICGRAAELFLDGTVMVDPIDGVGQSPAQFVEIQSATTGLPRSLCRANMEKIHFVLANMDCILAGLTRGLDLELLDRGHVVQDGRTVSFLGQANTMGAILPSNSPGVHSLWIPSFALKVPLVLKPGRQEPWTPMRITQALLAAGAPPEAISFYPTGHGAVTDILMRTDRSMLFGDESTLRPWQGDPRIQLHGPGWSKIIFGEDQAQHWKNHLDWMVGSIAANGGRSCVNASGVWTPAHGDSLADALAQRLAAIPARALDDPQAELAAFTDPGIARRISDFIDQRLAIPGAEDVTARYRRGGRVAEVGGSTFVLPTVIRCSDPDHPLASAELLFPFVSVVEVPQAEMVTKIGSTLVASVVSDDVAFREEMLVARNIDRLNLAAVPTNVVSWDQPHEGNLFELLYKQRSFVSGSSDSTAA; this is encoded by the coding sequence ATGCTCCACGTCCCGGTATTGCGAGCCGGTCAGCCGTATCGGAGTCTCGATACGATCGACCTGAAGGACTCGCGTTCGGGCGAGGCCGTGGCTCGTGTCAGTCAGGCCAACCGTGGGTTGATCCATCACGATCTGCTGCAGGCCGCCGACTGGAGACGGGCACTACAGGAGATTCCATCGGCGGAGCTGGTCGCGATCTGCGGACGGGCGGCCGAACTATTCCTCGACGGAACCGTGATGGTCGACCCGATCGATGGCGTCGGGCAGAGCCCCGCGCAGTTCGTCGAGATCCAATCGGCAACCACAGGCCTGCCGCGGTCGCTCTGTCGGGCCAACATGGAGAAGATCCATTTCGTGTTGGCCAACATGGATTGCATCCTCGCGGGTCTGACACGAGGACTGGACCTGGAACTGCTCGATCGCGGTCACGTCGTCCAGGACGGCCGCACGGTCAGCTTCCTCGGCCAGGCCAACACCATGGGGGCGATCTTGCCCAGCAACTCTCCCGGTGTTCACTCGCTCTGGATCCCATCGTTTGCGTTGAAGGTTCCGCTGGTCTTGAAACCCGGTCGCCAGGAGCCCTGGACACCGATGCGAATCACGCAGGCGTTGCTGGCTGCCGGTGCGCCACCCGAGGCGATCAGCTTCTATCCAACGGGGCACGGTGCCGTAACCGACATCCTGATGCGAACCGATCGCTCGATGTTATTCGGCGACGAGTCCACACTTCGACCCTGGCAGGGCGATCCGCGGATCCAATTGCACGGGCCCGGCTGGAGCAAGATCATCTTCGGGGAAGATCAGGCCCAGCACTGGAAGAATCATCTCGACTGGATGGTGGGTTCCATTGCGGCCAATGGGGGACGTTCGTGCGTCAACGCTTCGGGCGTCTGGACACCCGCACATGGAGACTCGCTGGCCGATGCGCTTGCGCAACGACTTGCCGCGATTCCCGCAAGGGCGCTGGACGATCCGCAAGCCGAGCTTGCGGCGTTCACGGACCCCGGCATCGCGAGACGAATCTCGGACTTCATCGATCAACGGCTTGCGATCCCGGGCGCAGAGGACGTCACGGCGCGTTATCGCCGTGGCGGCCGGGTCGCCGAGGTCGGTGGGTCAACCTTTGTACTTCCCACGGTGATTCGATGTAGCGATCCCGACCATCCGTTGGCATCCGCCGAACTCCTGTTTCCGTTCGTCAGCGTCGTGGAGGTGCCGCAAGCCGAGATGGTCACGAAAATCGGCTCGACGTTGGTGGCGTCCGTCGTCTCGGACGACGTGGCGTTTCGTGAAGAGATGCTGGTCGCGCGGAATATCGATCGACTGAACCTGGCCGCGGTTCCGACCAATGTTGTCTCCTGGGATCAGCCCCATGAGGGAAACCTGTTCGAGTTGCTGTACAAGCAGCGGTCGTTCGTGAGTGGATCCTCCGATTCGACGGCAGCTTGA
- a CDS encoding iron-containing alcohol dehydrogenase, with the protein MLASIGQAADGRWDALIDGIAVSFGEGGLDQLGTLCTRYGGKRSLLVTDPGVRGAGHIRAATRALTETGVAVDVFDRLATNPTTEHVRDGVEAAKRHEADCLIAVGGGSAMDCAKGINFIISNGGEMRDYWGSGMATQPMLPSIGVPTTAGTGSDAQSYALISEAETGIKMACGDPKAAFRCVILDPLLTGSAPRDVIATAGMDALSHAIESYVCTRRNERSQQYAFDAFSLIDPALLRVLEDPDDRVARSAMLLGAFLAGAAIERSMLGAAHSCANPLTATHGIVHGAAVSLMMPAVMRFNSATVGHLYDRLQRCEPSGGASLVARVEERRRLAGLPETLGACGVKDPDLDSLAQQAAAQWTAAFNPVPVAEPEMRLFYEQVA; encoded by the coding sequence GTGCTCGCATCCATCGGCCAGGCTGCCGACGGGCGTTGGGATGCCCTCATCGACGGGATCGCCGTCTCGTTCGGCGAAGGTGGCCTGGATCAGCTCGGGACACTCTGCACACGATACGGCGGGAAGCGGTCACTCCTGGTCACGGACCCCGGCGTTCGTGGCGCGGGACACATCCGTGCGGCGACCCGGGCCCTGACCGAAACAGGAGTCGCGGTCGATGTCTTCGATCGGCTTGCAACCAACCCGACTACCGAGCATGTACGCGACGGCGTCGAGGCCGCTAAACGGCACGAGGCCGATTGCCTGATCGCCGTCGGCGGTGGAAGTGCGATGGACTGCGCGAAGGGCATCAACTTCATCATCTCGAACGGTGGCGAGATGCGGGACTACTGGGGCTCGGGCATGGCGACGCAACCGATGCTGCCGTCCATCGGCGTGCCCACGACAGCGGGGACGGGGAGCGATGCGCAATCCTATGCCCTGATCTCTGAGGCCGAGACCGGGATCAAGATGGCCTGTGGTGACCCGAAAGCGGCGTTTCGCTGCGTGATCCTCGACCCGCTCCTGACCGGGTCGGCACCACGCGACGTCATCGCGACTGCCGGCATGGACGCCCTCTCGCACGCGATCGAGAGCTACGTCTGCACGCGACGAAACGAGCGCTCACAGCAATACGCGTTCGATGCCTTCTCGCTTATCGATCCTGCGCTTCTTCGCGTTCTGGAGGATCCCGACGATCGCGTGGCTCGCAGTGCGATGCTCCTGGGAGCGTTCCTGGCCGGAGCGGCGATCGAGCGCTCGATGCTGGGTGCTGCGCATAGCTGCGCCAACCCGCTGACGGCGACCCATGGGATCGTGCACGGCGCGGCCGTCTCTCTGATGATGCCCGCAGTGATGCGATTCAATTCCGCCACCGTCGGTCATCTCTACGATCGTCTTCAGCGATGCGAGCCTTCCGGTGGGGCGTCCCTCGTCGCCCGCGTCGAGGAGCGGCGCCGGTTGGCAGGCCTGCCCGAGACACTCGGCGCATGTGGCGTTAAAGACCCTGACCTCGATTCTTTGGCGCAACAGGCGGCGGCCCAGTGGACCGCCGCGTTCAATCCGGTTCCGGTGGCCGAACCTGAGATGAGGCTGTTTTATGAACAGGTTGCCTGA